One part of the Arabidopsis thaliana chromosome 1 sequence genome encodes these proteins:
- a CDS encoding Polynucleotidyl transferase, ribonuclease H-like superfamily protein (Polynucleotidyl transferase, ribonuclease H-like superfamily protein; FUNCTIONS IN: nucleic acid binding; CONTAINS InterPro DOMAIN/s: Polynucleotidyl transferase, ribonuclease H fold (InterPro:IPR012337); BEST Arabidopsis thaliana protein match is: Polynucleotidyl transferase, ribonuclease H-like superfamily protein (TAIR:AT2G46460.1).) — protein MPSKAGWVIRDESGQFVGAGQATGNHTSNALESEFQALLIAMQSCWSHGHRKIWFEGDNREVMEILNRRKSRFDTFNWIRDVQAWKQRFQECRFTWINRKQNKPADILAKSHLPQNEQFKFYDYIPIVISSALQLENF, from the coding sequence GATGGGTAATTCGAGATGAGTCGGGCCAATTTGTAGGTGCAGGTCAAGCGACAGGGAACCACACTTCTAATGCTCTAGAAAGCGAGTTTCAAGCTCTTCTTATCGCAATGCAAAGCTGTTGGAGCCACGGTCATAGAAAAATCTGGTTTGAAGGAGATAACAGGGAGGTGATGGAAATCCTCAATAGGAGAAAATCACGTTTTGATACCTTTAATTGGATAAGAGATGTTCAAGCTTGGAAGCAACGGTTTCAGGAATGCAGATTCACATGGATCAAccgaaaacagaacaaaccgGCGGATATTCTTGCCAAGAGTCACTTACCCCAGAATgaacaatttaaattttatgattaCATTCCGATTGTAATTTCTTCAGCCTTACAGCTGGAAAACTTTTGA